Proteins co-encoded in one Arachis hypogaea cultivar Tifrunner chromosome 11, arahy.Tifrunner.gnm2.J5K5, whole genome shotgun sequence genomic window:
- the LOC112721743 gene encoding uncharacterized protein, giving the protein MVKEEWRGLGEIQFTDKLKALTVPLGRLHRDNFGDMDRKILKFEEEIQKIDDMVGNGNYDETVEARRKALVKCCEKWYVRKELHWKQMSRSRLARDMDKNTRYFHNLASARQRNNRIDTLAINGRLIRNQARIKISIREFYKELYHQERSPEVGFRDGLVERISKEDSLALEVLPSPEEIKEAVWDCESSKAPGCDGYNMNFIKKCWNDIGSDFTAAVLGFFQSSRLPPDANVTWVALAPSFLVLRKSKICVRLAWWGVYIR; this is encoded by the coding sequence ATGGTTAAGGAGGAATGGAGAGGGCTGGGAGAGATACAATTCACCGATAAACTGAAGGCGTTGACGGTTCCTTTGGGGAGATTGCACAGAGACAACTTTGGTGATATGGACAGGAAAATTTtgaagtttgaggaagagattCAGAAGATTGATGACATGGTTGGCAATGGGAACTATGATGAGACAGTGGAAGCAAGAAGGAAGGCGTTAGTTAAGTGCTGTGAGAAATGGTATGTGAGGAAAGAAttacattggaagcagatgtcaaGGTCGAGGCTTGCAAGGGACATGGATAAAAATACGAGATACTTTCATAACTTAGCTTCGGCAAGACAGCGAAATAACAGGATTGATACACTGGCTATTAATGGAAGATTGATAAGGAATCAAGCTAGGATTAAAATTTCCATCAGGGAGTTTTACAAAGAATTATATCATCAAGAGAGGTCCCCTGAGGTGGGATTCAGAGATGGTCTGGTGGAAAGGATCAGCAAGGAGGATTCTCTTGCACTAGAGGTGCTACCGTCACCTGAGGAGATTAAAGAGGCAGTGTGGGATTGTGAATCGTCCAAGGCCCCAGGATGTGACGGTTACaacatgaacttcataaagaagTGTTGGAATGATATAGGATCGGACTTCACGGCAGCGGTGTTGGGTTTCTTCCAATCTTCAAGGTTGCCGCCTGATGCTAATGTCACATGGGTGGCGCTGGCCCCAAGTTTTCTGGTGCTAAGGAAATCAAAGATTTGCGTCCGATTAGCATGGTGGGGTGTGTATATAAGGTAA
- the LOC140176193 gene encoding uncharacterized mitochondrial protein AtMg01250-like, with amino-acid sequence MGFGRRLRGWVMECISTCSMSMLINGSPSKPFKMERGLRQGDPLSPFLFVLVVDVLHRMIGEAVRNRRISPLMVGRDHIELSHLQFADDTVLFCPPEEDTIKNYRRLLRCFQLMSGLSINFDKSNLIPVNCDEQWVQRMCGVLGCKQANLPVKYLGILLGANPRLVKT; translated from the coding sequence ATGGGGTTTGGTCGAAGATTGAGGGGTTGGGTGATGGAGTGTATCAGCACGTGCTCTATGTCAATGTTGATAAATGGTTCGCCATCCAAGCCGTTCAAGATGGAAAGGGGTCTGAGACAAGGGGATCCTCTGTCCCCATTTCTCTTTGTACTTGTTGTTGATGTCCTACATAGGATGATTGGAGAAGCTGTGAGAAACAGACGCATATCACCGTTGATGGTTGGGAGAGATCATATTGAGTTGTCGCACCTACAGTTCGCAGATGATACTGTTTTGTTCTGCCCTCCAGAGGAAGACACAATCAAGAACTACAGGAGGTTGCTTAGATGCTTCCAGTTGATGTCAGGTTTAagcattaactttgataaatccaatttaattcctgtTAACTGCGATGAGCAGTGGGTACAACGTATGTGCGGTGTGTTGGGCTGTAAGCAAGCCAATCTACCTGTTAAATATCTCGGTATCCTGCTAGGAGCAAACCCAAGGCTGGTGAAGACGTAG